In the genome of Pseudomonas fluorescens, the window GATGCCAGATGCCTACCGCCAGACCCTGATCCGGCAGATCTCCCAGCACGCCCACTCCGAAATCGTCGGCATGCTGCCCGAAGGCAACTGGGTCACCCGCGCGCCGTCGCTCAAACGCAAACTGCAACTGATGGCCAAGATCCAGGACGAAGCCGGCCACGGCCTGTACCTGTACAGCGCCATGGAAACCCTGGGCGCCGACCGCGATGAAGAAGTCGCCAAACTGCACAGCGGCAAGGCCAAGTACTCGAGCATCTTCAATTACCCGACGCTGAACTGGGCCGACATGGGCGCGGTGGGCTGGCTGGTGGATGGCGCGGCGATCGTCAACCAGGTGGTGCTGCAGCGCACCTCCTACGGCCCGTATTCCCGGGCGATGATCCGCATCTGCAAGGAAGAGAGCTTCCACCAGCGCCAGGGCTACGAAATCCTCCTGACCATGATGCGCCACGGTAACCAGGCGCAAAAAGACATGGTCCAGGACGCGATCAACCGCCTGTGGTGGCCGTCGCTGATGATGTTTGGCCCGAGCGACGAACACTCGCCGAACAGCGCCCAGTCCATGGCCTGGAAAATCAAGCGCCAGAGCAACGACGAACTGCGCCAGCG includes:
- the paaA gene encoding 1,2-phenylacetyl-CoA epoxidase subunit PaaA; the protein is MYAQLVETGVKRIKDLSEMSEQERAFQEKIDSEIKIEAKNWMPDAYRQTLIRQISQHAHSEIVGMLPEGNWVTRAPSLKRKLQLMAKIQDEAGHGLYLYSAMETLGADRDEEVAKLHSGKAKYSSIFNYPTLNWADMGAVGWLVDGAAIVNQVVLQRTSYGPYSRAMIRICKEESFHQRQGYEILLTMMRHGNQAQKDMVQDAINRLWWPSLMMFGPSDEHSPNSAQSMAWKIKRQSNDELRQRFIDQTIPQLELLGCTCPDPDLKWNAERGHYDFGDIQWNEFYEVLKGNGPCNQERVATRRKAMEDGAWVREAAVAHARKKQNKNAA